One region of Oncorhynchus nerka isolate Pitt River linkage group LG22, Oner_Uvic_2.0, whole genome shotgun sequence genomic DNA includes:
- the LOC115104801 gene encoding protocadherin alpha-8-like, translating to MAVLENREWGWIVNIFWLLLCFRGSVSRQITYSISEEVKMGTFVGNLAKDLNLKVIELEARMIQIESGSYKKHFEVNLKTGVLFVSEAIDREKLCPNSLVCTESLEVIVNNPLRMYNVEVNILDINDNAPQFHVKSQIIRISEHTSPGARFPLSTADDMDVGSNTIDAYKLSTNAFFNLDVHTEADSGPSAELILNQALDREKQPAIKLTLTAIDGGKPPRSGSTEIIVNILDANDNAPVFSKALYKAKVLETAPIGTAFLRLNATDLDEGLNGEIMYLFSKQGQKGGYGTFAINQSNGEMTVAGPLDYEVTSAYEIRVEAQDRGHSPLGSHCKVLVEVVDVNDNAPDIKLSSLLESVREDAKKGTAIALITIIDKDGGKNGNVHCTISGVSPFLLESSQGKYYSVVLGETLDREINSQYNVTIIARDEGTPPLSSTSIITVHVSDVNDNTPRFPEPTVNVFLKENSPARSVISSVTALDPDSKANAQITYNLLEPINRPTASQTHVNVNYATGEIYSMQSVNYEEVKKFQFQVQATDSGVPPLSSNVTVNVFILDENDNSPVILPPYSDHGSVNSENIPYSAEAGYFVAKIRAVDADSGYNALLSYHISEPKGTNLFRIGTNNGEIRTKRRMSDNDLKSHPLVILVSDNGEPSLSATVSIDVMVVERSGDMQTTFRQLPVKEESFSDLNLYLLVAIVSLSVIFLLSLISLIVVKCHRTDGSFSRCSAPMITTHPDGSWSYSKSTQQYDVCFSSDTLKSDVVVFPTPFPPADGELISINGGDTLQRTQTLPNTDKVCR from the coding sequence ATGGCTGTACTCGAGAACCGTGAGTGGGGTTGGATTGTGAATATATTTTGGCTGTTGCTTTGTTTTCGGGGTTCTGTTTCTAGACAAATTACCTATTCCATTTCCGAGGAGGTAAAAATGGGGACATTTGTTGGGAATTTGGCTAAGGATCTAAATCTAAAAGTGATTGAACTCGAGGCACGCATGATTCAGATTGAATCTGGATCATATAAGAAACATTTTGAGGTAAATTTGAAAACTGGCGTTCTCTTCGTTAGCGAAGCAATAGACCGAGAGAAGCTTTGTCCCAACAGCCTTGTTTGTACTGAAAGCTTGGAGGTTATTGTTAATAATCCTTTACGAATGTACAATGTTGAAGTAAATATACTAGACATAAACGACAACGCACCACAATTTCATGTGAAATCACAGATTATTCGTATTTCTGAGCATACTTCACCTGGAGCAAGATTTCCTCTGTCTACAGCTGACGATATGGATGTAGGGAGCAACACTATTGACGCATATAAACTCTCCACAAATGCATTTTTCAATCTAGACGTACATACTGAGGCTGATAGTGGTCCATCAGCAGAGTTAATTCTAAATCAAGCTTTAGACCGAGAGAAACAGCCTGCGATCAAGCTAACACTGACTGCTATTGATGGAGGAAAGCCTCCCAGATCAGGGAGCACAGAAATCATTGTCAACATACTCGATGCAAACGATAATGCGCCAGTGTTTTCCAAAGCCCTGTATAAGGCAAAAGTCTTAGAGACTGCGCCAATTGGCACTGCTTTTCTAAGGCTTAATGCAACAGACCTAGACGAAGGCTTGAACGGTGAAATAATGTATTTGTTCAGCAAACAAGGACAAAAGGGGGGTTATGGTACATTTGCAATCAATCAGAGCAATGGGGAAATGACAGTAGCGGGACCTTTAGATTATGAGGTGACCAGTGCGTATGAGATTCGTGTAGAAGCTCAGGACCGAGGCCACTCACCTCTGGGCTCACATTGCAAAGTGTTGGTAGAGGTAGTTGACGTAAACGATAATGCCCCGGACATCAAACTCTCCTCGCTTttggagagtgtgagagaggacGCAAAGAAGGGTACGGCAATTGCGCTAATCACGATTATTGATAAGGATGGCGGTAAAAACGGGAATGTCCATTGTACCATATCTGGTGTCTCGCCGTTTCTATTGGAGTCATCTCAGGGTAAATACTACTCCGTGGTCCTTGGAGAAACGCTGGACAGGGAAATCAACTCTCAGTATAATGTCACAATCATAGCCAGAGATGAAGGGACCCCTCCTCTGTCCAGTACTAGCATTATTACTGTCCATGTTTCTGATGTCAATGACAATACGCCACGCTTTCCGGAACCCACTGTTAACGTGTTCTTAAAAGAGAATAGTCCGGCAAGATCTGTGATATCTTCTGTGACTGCGCTGGATCCAGATTCAAAAGCAAACGCTCAGATAACATACAATTTACTAGAGCCCATAAATAGGCCTACAGCTTCGCAGACACATGTCAATGTGAATTATGCCACAGGTGAGATATATAGCATGCAGTCAGTGAACTATGAAGAAGTGAAAAAGTTCCAGTTCCAAGTTCAGGCCACAGATTCTGGTGTTCCTCCACTAAGCAGCAACGTCACTGTCAACGTTTTTATCCTTGATGAGAATGACAACAGTCCTGTGATTCTCCCGCCCTATTCTGACCACGGCTCCGTTAATTCTGAGAACATTCCTTATTCTGCTGAAGCGGGATATTTTGTGGCCAAGATCAGGGCTGTAGACGCCGACTCTGGTTATAATGCGCTGCTTTCTTATCACATCTCTGAACCAAAGGGGACCAATCTATTCAGAATAGGAACCAACAATGGAGAAATACGGACTAAGAGACGCATGAGTGACAATGACTTAAAATCTCACCCGTTGGTCATTCTGGTGTCTGATAATGGAGAACCATCCCTGTCTGCGACAGTGTCTATTGATGTTATGGTCGTTGAAAGGTCAGGTGACATGCAGACAACTTTCAGACAACTGCCTGTAAAGGAGGAGAGTTTCTCAGATTTAAATCTGTATCTGCTCGTCGCCATTGTGTCATTATCAGTGATATTTCTACTGAGCCTCATCAGTTTAATAGTTGTAAAATGCCACAGGACAGACGGCAGTTTCAGCAGGTGCAGCGCCCCAATGATCACCACCCACCCTGACGGGAGCTGGTCTTACTCCAAATCTACTCAGCAGTATGACGTATGTTTCAGCTCTGACACTCTGAAGAGTGACGTAGTCGTTTTCCCCACGCCGTTTCCACCTGCTGATGGCGAGCTGATCAGTATTAATGGAGGGGACACTTTGCAAAGGACACAGACGCTTCCCAACACAGATAAGGTATGCCGGTAA